One part of the Microcoleus sp. bin38.metabat.b11b12b14.051 genome encodes these proteins:
- a CDS encoding aspartyl protease, which translates to MGRVTATIAVTNHIDEILAERGFISTEQIRSVTLDNVLVDTGATRLCLPAEIISQLGLSMLGEIDGETAIGTRKFRIFKDVSLVIAGREGRYDCVELPAGQEPLIGLIPLEDLGLEPDLKNQRLIVLPAEGNQSYIRV; encoded by the coding sequence ATGGGCAGAGTTACCGCAACAATCGCCGTCACCAACCACATTGATGAAATTCTGGCAGAAAGAGGGTTTATATCAACAGAACAAATACGGTCTGTTACCCTCGATAATGTCTTAGTGGATACAGGTGCAACTCGACTTTGCTTACCAGCAGAGATTATCAGTCAGTTGGGTTTGTCAATGCTAGGCGAAATCGACGGAGAGACAGCCATCGGTACCAGAAAGTTTCGGATTTTCAAAGATGTGAGTCTTGTCATAGCGGGAAGAGAAGGAAGGTATGATTGCGTTGAACTACCCGCAGGACAAGAACCTTTAATCGGCTTAATTCCACTCGAAGATTTAGGCTTGGAACCAGATTTGAAAAATCAACGGTTGATTGTTTTACCAGCAGAGGGGAATCAAAGCTATATTCGGGTTTAG
- the panB gene encoding 3-methyl-2-oxobutanoate hydroxymethyltransferase: MTVTTHQLIQWKQQGRAIVVLTGYDYAIAQLIDQAGADIILVGDSLAMTILGYETTLPLTLDEMLHHAKAVRRGVKQALMVVDLPFLTYQESPQQAMHSAGRVLKETGAQAVKLEGGYPAMAATVSQLTSAGIPVMGHVGLTPQSVHQLGYKKQGKTSESADRILAESIALESAGAFAIVLEHIPADLAAQITQKLTIPTIGIGAGPHCDGQVLVTSDLLGLSEKQPPFAKAYANLRATITQAVKDYSLEVRERKFPE; this comes from the coding sequence ATGACAGTAACTACTCATCAACTTATTCAGTGGAAACAGCAAGGGCGGGCGATTGTGGTGCTGACAGGTTATGATTATGCGATCGCCCAACTCATCGACCAAGCCGGCGCAGACATCATCCTCGTCGGCGATTCCCTCGCCATGACAATCTTGGGCTACGAGACAACACTCCCCCTCACCCTCGATGAAATGCTGCACCACGCTAAAGCTGTGCGTCGCGGAGTCAAACAAGCATTAATGGTTGTCGATTTGCCATTTTTAACTTACCAAGAAAGTCCCCAGCAAGCCATGCACTCGGCGGGAAGAGTTTTGAAAGAAACCGGCGCTCAAGCTGTAAAATTGGAGGGCGGATATCCAGCAATGGCCGCGACGGTTTCGCAGCTAACTTCCGCCGGGATTCCGGTGATGGGCCACGTGGGCTTAACTCCGCAGTCGGTACACCAACTCGGTTACAAAAAACAAGGCAAAACATCGGAATCTGCCGATCGCATCTTAGCAGAGTCGATCGCCCTCGAATCAGCCGGTGCCTTTGCGATCGTCCTCGAACACATTCCCGCAGACTTAGCCGCCCAAATTACCCAAAAATTAACTATTCCCACCATTGGTATCGGCGCGGGCCCGCACTGCGACGGACAAGTTTTAGTTACTTCCGATTTGTTGGGACTTTCCGAAAAACAGCCGCCCTTTGCCAAAGCTTACGCCAATTTGCGAGCAACAATTACCCAAGCTGTCAAAGATTATTCCCTAGAAGTTAGAGAACGAAAATTTCCCGAATAG